Proteins encoded by one window of Nicotiana tabacum cultivar K326 chromosome 10, ASM71507v2, whole genome shotgun sequence:
- the LOC107797888 gene encoding uncharacterized protein LOC107797888, which yields MEGTKPTSSSFTSDLFGSKESSASSTSGIFGSIFPPPSKGHGSVHSETVQPKQDPVIQARNAKGGYSGSTTPSNEAAQNKQTNSYYQNEKVQPCHLSSSIYYGGQDVYSFPQNNQNSTYTTFNKDNGEDDSGSASRGNWWQGSLYY from the exons ATGGAAGGAACAAAGCCAACGAGTTCTTCATTTACTTCTGATCTTTTTGGTTCTAAGGAGTCTTCTGCTTCTTCAACTTCTGGGATTTTTGGTTCCATTTTCCCACCTCCTTCTAAG GGACATGGATCGGTACATTCGGAGACGGTTCAACCGAAGCAAGATCCTGTGATTCAGGCAAGAAATGCTAAAGGTGGATATTCAG GAAGTACTACGCCTAGCAATGAAGCTGCACAGAATAAGCAGACAAATTCATATTATCAGAATGAAAAAGTACAGCCATGCCATCTTAGCTCATCAATATACTATGGCGGCCAAGATGTCTATTCATTTCCCCAAAATAACCAGAACTCTACCTACACAACT TTCAACAAAGATAATGGTGAAGATGATTCTGGCAGCGCGTCTAGAGGAAACTGGTGGC